A segment of the Nostoc sp. TCL26-01 genome:
CAACATGGCCCAAAACACCACAGACAATCACAATATCTGCGGGTACTGCACCTACGTAGTTAGTAGCAAGAGTTGCATCATCATTAATAAACTCAATTTGTTTACCTAAACCCAATGATTCTATAGTTGCCCGTCCACGTTCAACTAACTGAGGGTTGAGTTCCACTAGTCGTGCGTATACATCATTGATTCGGGGGTGATTTTGTAAAACTCCTAGTAAATCTCGCCCATCACCTGCACAAACGCTGACTATTCGGATAGTTCCATCTGGTAACGCATTCAAGCTATCAGCAATATATTCCCGCACGATTTCTAGACGCTGCTGCAATACTGGTTCAGTGTCGTAGAGGTCGTGCCATTCATACCAATCTTTTGGCATAGGACGCGATTCCCGTTTGATGCACTCTGTTTACCATAAAACTACTGTTAGTTTATCGATTAACCGTAGTTTACAGATGAAAGCAGCGTATCACAAAAATTCGTTTAAAATCAAGTCTTATTAGGAAGGCTCCTAGCCTATTTCGTATGAGTGAAACTGTCTACATCGAAACTAGTATTTTGGGCTACCTTACAGCCAGATCAACCAGAAATCTGATTTTGGCAGCAAACATAGAGATCACAAGAGAGTGGTGGGAGTTTCGCCGAAGTGCATTCACGCTCTACATTTCACAAGTTGTTTTAGATGAGGTGGCACGGGGAGACTCCGAGATTGCCGTTAAGCGTCTGGAGATTCTCAACGGAATGCCGTTAGTAGAACTCAATCAGGCTGTAAAAAACTTGTCAGCAGAATTTCTCACACGCAGCAATCTTCCTGCCAAAGCCTCAGATGATGCAGTTCATATTGCGGCAGCAACCGTTCATCAGCTGGATTACCTGCTAACGTGGAATTGTAAGCATATAGCAAATGCTCAAATTCAAAGAAAACTTGCAGAAATCAGTCTTGATTTTGGATATCAGTTACCCGTAATTTGCACCCCCTACGAACTATTAGGAGATTAAGCAATGTGGCAGGATGAGATTCTAGATGAAATTCATCAGATTCGTGAAGAACACGCCAAGTCTTTTAACTACGACTTGGACGCGATGTTTGCAGATTGGCAAAAGAAGCAAGCCGAAAGTGGAAGAGAAGTTGTCAATTTATCAGTAAAGCATGGTACAGCGACACGTTGGAGCGCACGCAAGGGAGATCCTGGTTAGGCATTCAAGCTATAAGCAATATATTATTGCACTATTTCTAAACGCTGCTGTAATACTGGCTCAGTGTTGTAGAGGTCGTGCCATTCATACCAATCTTTTGGCATAAGGGGTAATTTCCGTTTGATGCACATTGTGTAGATATAAACTACGGTTAAATTATCAAGTAACTGTAGTTTACTGATAAAGGCAGAGTATCACAGATGTGAATAGAAAATCAAGGAATATTCTCTATAAACAATTTTTAGTAGCTGATTATACAGAATTGTTTTGTATAATAGGTACTCAGGCTATTAAGCTACTTGTAGAACTATTCTCTCAAATATGCTGCCTCAGCGTTTAGCTTTAAGAAATTAAGTGCTATGTTAAGTTATTGAATTACACTACAAATGTAGTATACAGTCACATAAGCTATTCTATGTTTACACGTTTTGAAAGAATACCTGGACGCTTATCAGAACTGAAAAAGTGTTTCTACTGTGGAAACTCTCTGCCAGCAAATAGTAAGGAGCATATTTTTAACTCGTCTTGGGGTGGTTCACACAAGACAGGGAATTTAATCTGTGATCAGTGCAACAGTAACTTCTCAAGTCAAACAGATGTAGCTTTTGCTGTATATGTACAAGCGGTAATGAACTCTTGGTCTTTTAAGGGAGAACGTCATAAAGAAGTACCGAGGATTTTTTTGGAAAATGAGTATTTTTTAGATCAAGGAGCAAAGCTAAAACTTAAACAGCCTCTTGTTAAAGACGAAATCTTACCTGACGGGCGCATTAAATCAAATCTTGCTTTCAATTCTAAAAGTGAAGCCAAACGTTGGATAGAAAGCGGTGGTATGGCTGAGTGGCTGAGAAGAGATCCTTCCATTCAAGAGAAAGAACACTTGAAGAAAATAATTATAGAGGCAAAGCCAGATATAACGGAAGCAAAACCTCAGTCAGCCTCTTTTCAACTAAATCTTAGTGAGCAATATCGCTCTTCAGCACACACAATTCTCAAATGTCTTGGCTTCTTCTTGCCTGAATGGGTTTGTACCGACTCGACTAAGCAAATCCGAGATTTTGTTAGGTACAATCAAGGAGACTGGCGATTTTTTGCAGTTCATAGTGAACAACTAATTTCAATAGCTGAACAAGCGGCAAGCCTTATAGGTTTGGGAGTTCACCATAATTCTGTAGAGATATACTGGAATTCCTCAACAAAAATGGTAGTTGGAGTGTTATCTATCCTTAATCGCGTTAAGAGGTCTGTTGTTATTTCTAAAAATTATTCTGGAGCAGATGCTATCCTTTATGTTTTTGAAGATACCTATGGTTCTAAAAAGCCACCTCAAGCAGTATTTACCGAGTTTGATTCAACTCAACTCACTGTACCTTTGCTAAATTTTCAATATTTTTCATTTCCTCATAAGATATTTGAATATTTTAGGAATGAGCTTGTCGGATTAATGGAGTTTTACTATCCAGTTGACGCAATCACAGCCCGTTTATTCAAAGGAATAGAAACGATTAATCAGAAAAACCTAAGCCTTGAGCAAACAACTTTAGAGGAATACTTGAGTTTATTTTTGACCTTTTTCTCAGATGTAAGTAAAGTAACAGGTACTTCTGTAGACTTGGCTAAAGTACGTTCTAAGCTCCTTGAGTATGGGTTTGCTATTTTGGTTAGCCAGTATAGTGGAAAATTATATACTGATCCAGATATTGAAGCTCTAATGAAGTTAGCATTTGACCGAACCTTGAGAGACTTGAAGATTTAAAGTGTTTTACGCAGCTTAACAATCCCAATGTAGTGGACTGATGAAGATATAAGCTTGAGGATTGTAAAATTAAGAGGTCGATAATATCAGCAATCGATATAGTGATGTACTGATGACATATCCAGAAATACGCCAAAAAATTGAAGACCAACTAGCTCAACTACCACCTGATCAGCTGTCCTTGGTTAGTGATTTTTTAGATGCTTTACAAACCAGAGGGAATAAAAGCGATCGCTCACTTTGTCGGTTAGCGCCAATTAAACGAGGAAGTAAAGCCGTAGATTTATTGAAGTTTGCCGGAACATGGCAAGGCGACGATTTAGAAGAATGCCTGCAATTTGTTCGTGAAACATAGTAGCCTAAGAGCAATAGAATATAAAATTTAAGCAGCAGCTTCCAACTTCTAGTGACTTATCTGTCATGCCTGCAAAAGATGCGTTTCATGAGCTTGTTAAAATCGCCCTTGAGAATGAGGGGTGGACAATTACTCATGATCCGTACCATATCGATCTAGGATTTGTTGATTTTTATATCGATTTAGGTGCAGAGAGGTTAATTGCAGCAACGAGAGACGGTGAGAAAATTGCTGTAGAAATCAAAACTTTCCTCGCGGCTTCAACAATTTCTGAGTTTCATATTGCAATTGGACAATTTATTAACTATCGTATTGCCCTGGAGGAAGAAGAGGCAGATAGACGATTGTACTTAGCAGTTCCATTAGATATTTACAAGCGTTTCTTCAAGTATCCATTTATTCAAACTGTGATTCGCCGCAACCAAATTCCGTTATTAGTGTACGACATAAAAAAACAGGAAGTTGCTCAATGGATAAGTTAGATTGGTATCGTCAATTAATTCAAGAGTTACTAATAGAGAGAGCAAAATTGCGCTCTCCCAGCGATCCGATTAAAAGTCAGACAATTTTTGATCGAGAGTGCGATCGCTATCAACTTGTAAATCTGGGATGGAAAGACAGCAGTACCCGCATCTATGGCTGTGTGCTTCATGTTGATATTATCGATGGGAAAATTTGGGTGCAACATGATGGAACTGAAGACGCAATTGCAGATCAGTTAGCAGCTAAGGGAGTGCCAAAGCAGGACATTGTTTTAGCGTATCATGCACCTCATGTCCGACAGTACACAGAGTTTGCTGTAGGTTGATGCAGCAGTGTAAAAATGGTTATGGAGAATTCGCCAAGTTTTAGCGAATTCTCCTACAAATGCACGAGTTTCCTTGCTCAATATAGGTAGCGATCGCATCAAGCAAAACAGCGAGATATAAAATAGGGTTGCTAAATTATTTGCTAATTCCTGGGATTTAGACAGTCACTCTTGTACCGTCAAATTTGGTGAAGGTAAAACCGCTAAATCGCTCGTTGTATCCCAGTCTTTCATCTCTGAGAATACTAATAGCAACTTCCTCACCTAACGCCAAGCCAGCTGCACCATCGGAACGCCAATGGATACCACCATGACCACGACCGATATAATAGTTGGTTGCCAGCTTATTCAACTCACCACCGACTGTCAAAACCGCGCCACTGTAGGGAAGTAGTTTGGTGGGGTCATTGGGATCAGGCTCTACAGGATTGGGAATGACAAAATTCTCATTAAAAAAGGCTTTCAACAACGTAGCTTGTACACCTGCAATCGAAGCAGCACCACCAGTGTAAGAAGAGTGCAATGGTGCGCCTTCTGGATAAGCATGGGGTAACAAATAAGTACCAAAAGTGCTAAAGGTGCGAGCTAAGGCTGTGGAATTGAAGACTTGGGAATTAATCGGATAACTAGTTCCATTGACAAGGTTGTTATAGACTAATCCACCATAAGCTTCTGGTCGTAAACGTCGATGTACATAAAACTTTTGCCAATAGGAAGCTCTGATTGCCCGTGAGGGAGCTAAGTTGAGTAAGGCTTGAAAATGTGCTGATGCAAAGGTAGCCGCAGAACCAACTTGAGTTTTGGAGTTGATATAGGGATTTCCTGGATTTAACGGTGCGCTAATGCTATTGAGAATTAACAAAGCGCCAAAGAACAAAGCCCCACCAATACGTGATAGTTCGCTCAGATCCCGAACAGTGAAAACAAAACGGCGTGTGGGATCGAACTTAATGGACTTGCCAGAACTACCCCCATTCTGGACAGTTAGCCATTCATTGTAATTAGTGAGAAAATCATTATCCCTACCAGCTAGAGCAGTACGAATCAAGGGTGAAATGAATTGAGTATTGTAAGGGATTTCCCGTAGCAAGAATTGGGAAATGTGGGGGCCATCTAGCACTCCTGGAGGAGTAACGTATTTTGCTGTCCTACCTGAGCGATCGCGCTGATCAACATAGATAACGCTACCACGAAATAAAGTTTGCGGAGTGACAAAACCATTCTGTTTTGGCCCTCGGAATTCTGGCAGGCTATTGAGTTCGGCGATCGCTGCGGCGACATTCGGATCTTGCTCGAATCGATTAAAAGGTACATCCCTTAATAAAGCCTGCCAGTAGAGTTCTATCGCCTCCACCGCTTGTTCTCCACTATCTAGAGTTGGTGGCGGCGGAACTGCTATCTGAGAAGCATTGATTCCTTCTAAACTAATTGCCAACGGCCCTTGAGGATTCACTAACTTCCTTGTACCACCCAAAATAATCCTTTCGTAGTCATCTGGGTTCTGTGTTGTTAATGCCCTAGTCAAAGAATCATATGCTTGCAAATCAACTTCGCCTCTTTGATCGTGTGGCAATCCCCTCGTGTCTGTAGCTATTTTGTTGGCATAGCGTTCCTCATCGCCGTTGGTAGGATGGGGTGGGATCTCAATTTGCCGATTATTTTGCGCTGCTTGGAGACGCACTTGAAAGGCTTGCTGACGAAACTTTATATAGTTAAAATCTCGAACACGATATCTACCCTGAGCAATTTCTCTAGCTTGTGCAATATCTCCCTGCTTGGAACCAGAGAAAGACGAACCGATGATCCCAGTCACAACGCTAGTAGCAGTAAATAAACCAGCATGACTGATAAATGAACGTCTACTAACACCGTCTTGCCCAAAAAGTCTGCCACGTCTTTTTTTACTACCACGAGATTGAGGATTTGTGGTTTCGTTCTGCTCTTGTCTATCTGCTTGAGAAGGTTGCATAATATAAATCTCCATTGTTAGAAAATAAAGACACAAACTAATACCAAGTAAAGGTAGTTTTAACATCACAAAACTTGCCCAATACTTGAATTTTCACTATGTCTGGTCAAGAAAGATAGCTAAAAAAGATTTGTAACCCAAGGGTTACAAACTAAGCAAGCCGCCAAGAAAGTTAAAAATCACCTTTAATTTCATCATTTGAGGCGCTTGGGTGTAATTGCTGCTGATAATTGAGGAGGTAGTAGTGCATCTTGAATGTTTATTTTGCGGGGAATGATTTTTTCTTGAAAGTAAAAATCAGCTACCCGTTGTTGTTCAGCAATAATCGCAGGTGAGAGTCTTCTTAAGCGATAAGTACGTCGGCGTGCTACCTTTTCTAAAACTGCTACTTCCAATTTCAGTTCCGGTGCAAAAGCCTTGGCAACTTCGGTGGGATTTTTTTCTGCCCATTCACCTACCTTATCTGCTTCTTCTAAAAACACCCTTACCAATTCCGGATTTTGCGTGGCAAATGTACGTCTGCCGAGATAAAATCCACCCAATGTGTTAATTTTAGCTGCATTCCGCAAATTGCGAATTGGGATAATTTTTTCCACCAAAGCTAAGAATGGGTCACTAGCTACCCAAACCTCCACTTTGTTTTGAATGAAAGCATCACGTGCTTCCGATGGAGTCAAACCAACAATTTGCACATCACTAATTTTTAAGCCTACTTCTTGCAAAGCTTTTGCTAGTAAATAATGTGCATTTGATCCCCTCTGAAAAGCCACTTTTTTCCCTTTAATATCAGCTACTTTTTTAATCGGAGAATCAGCTCTGACTACAATACCTTGGTTTTGACCGCGACTAGGAGTGCGTCCAGCAATATAAATAACTTCTGTGATGCCTGCGGCTTGGGAAAATATTGGCGGTGTTTCTCCCACATTACCAATATCAACTCTACCTGCGTTCATTGCTTCTATCAACTGCGGCCCGGCTGGGAATGGCCCTACCCAATTCACTTTGACACCCAAAGCTTTAAACCTTGGCTCTACAACTTTTCTGACTTTGACAATATCACCAGAAGTTTGATAAGCCAGGTTGATTTCTTTGGCAACAAATCCTCGTCGGGTTTGGGCTTGGGTATTTTGTAATAAACCACCTACCAAGGGTGTTGATAGCGCAAATAATC
Coding sequences within it:
- a CDS encoding class I SAM-dependent methyltransferase family protein, which gives rise to MPKDWYEWHDLYDTEPVLQQRLEIVREYIADSLNALPDGTIRIVSVCAGDGRDLLGVLQNHPRINDVYARLVELNPQLVERGRATIESLGLGKQIEFINDDATLATNYVGAVPADIVIVCGVLGHVVNEELDRLINNLSFLSKPGAFVIWTRGHSNGIPYSDNVRKILSASGFEEINFQLTATGDMAVGIHRYLGESVNQPQEQQLFVFSGVPSKAR
- a CDS encoding type II toxin-antitoxin system VapC family toxin, which codes for MSETVYIETSILGYLTARSTRNLILAANIEITREWWEFRRSAFTLYISQVVLDEVARGDSEIAVKRLEILNGMPLVELNQAVKNLSAEFLTRSNLPAKASDDAVHIAAATVHQLDYLLTWNCKHIANAQIQRKLAEISLDFGYQLPVICTPYELLGD
- a CDS encoding HNH endonuclease, with translation MFTRFERIPGRLSELKKCFYCGNSLPANSKEHIFNSSWGGSHKTGNLICDQCNSNFSSQTDVAFAVYVQAVMNSWSFKGERHKEVPRIFLENEYFLDQGAKLKLKQPLVKDEILPDGRIKSNLAFNSKSEAKRWIESGGMAEWLRRDPSIQEKEHLKKIIIEAKPDITEAKPQSASFQLNLSEQYRSSAHTILKCLGFFLPEWVCTDSTKQIRDFVRYNQGDWRFFAVHSEQLISIAEQAASLIGLGVHHNSVEIYWNSSTKMVVGVLSILNRVKRSVVISKNYSGADAILYVFEDTYGSKKPPQAVFTEFDSTQLTVPLLNFQYFSFPHKIFEYFRNELVGLMEFYYPVDAITARLFKGIETINQKNLSLEQTTLEEYLSLFLTFFSDVSKVTGTSVDLAKVRSKLLEYGFAILVSQYSGKLYTDPDIEALMKLAFDRTLRDLKI
- a CDS encoding XisH family protein; the protein is MPAKDAFHELVKIALENEGWTITHDPYHIDLGFVDFYIDLGAERLIAATRDGEKIAVEIKTFLAASTISEFHIAIGQFINYRIALEEEEADRRLYLAVPLDIYKRFFKYPFIQTVIRRNQIPLLVYDIKKQEVAQWIS
- a CDS encoding XisI protein; its protein translation is MDKLDWYRQLIQELLIERAKLRSPSDPIKSQTIFDRECDRYQLVNLGWKDSSTRIYGCVLHVDIIDGKIWVQHDGTEDAIADQLAAKGVPKQDIVLAYHAPHVRQYTEFAVG
- a CDS encoding vanadium-dependent haloperoxidase, translating into MQPSQADRQEQNETTNPQSRGSKKRRGRLFGQDGVSRRSFISHAGLFTATSVVTGIIGSSFSGSKQGDIAQAREIAQGRYRVRDFNYIKFRQQAFQVRLQAAQNNRQIEIPPHPTNGDEERYANKIATDTRGLPHDQRGEVDLQAYDSLTRALTTQNPDDYERIILGGTRKLVNPQGPLAISLEGINASQIAVPPPPTLDSGEQAVEAIELYWQALLRDVPFNRFEQDPNVAAAIAELNSLPEFRGPKQNGFVTPQTLFRGSVIYVDQRDRSGRTAKYVTPPGVLDGPHISQFLLREIPYNTQFISPLIRTALAGRDNDFLTNYNEWLTVQNGGSSGKSIKFDPTRRFVFTVRDLSELSRIGGALFFGALLILNSISAPLNPGNPYINSKTQVGSAATFASAHFQALLNLAPSRAIRASYWQKFYVHRRLRPEAYGGLVYNNLVNGTSYPINSQVFNSTALARTFSTFGTYLLPHAYPEGAPLHSSYTGGAASIAGVQATLLKAFFNENFVIPNPVEPDPNDPTKLLPYSGAVLTVGGELNKLATNYYIGRGHGGIHWRSDGAAGLALGEEVAISILRDERLGYNERFSGFTFTKFDGTRVTV
- a CDS encoding aliphatic sulfonate ABC transporter substrate-binding protein: MNTPFVYQRRKFFKQLVQYSALGLFALSTPLVGGLLQNTQAQTRRGFVAKEINLAYQTSGDIVKVRKVVEPRFKALGVKVNWVGPFPAGPQLIEAMNAGRVDIGNVGETPPIFSQAAGITEVIYIAGRTPSRGQNQGIVVRADSPIKKVADIKGKKVAFQRGSNAHYLLAKALQEVGLKISDVQIVGLTPSEARDAFIQNKVEVWVASDPFLALVEKIIPIRNLRNAAKINTLGGFYLGRRTFATQNPELVRVFLEEADKVGEWAEKNPTEVAKAFAPELKLEVAVLEKVARRRTYRLRRLSPAIIAEQQRVADFYFQEKIIPRKINIQDALLPPQLSAAITPKRLK